In Bacillus sp. Cs-700, one genomic interval encodes:
- the purL gene encoding phosphoribosylformylglycinamidine synthase subunit PurL, protein MSHMHEPTPEMIKDQKLYSQMGLTDEEFGMVEEILGRTPNYTETGLFSVMWSEHCSYKNSKPVLKKFPITGERVLQGPGEGAGIVDIGDEQAVVFKIESHNHPSAIEPYQGAATGVGGIIRDVFSMGARPIALLNSLRFGELSNPKVKYLFEEVVAGIAGYGNCIGIPTVGGEVQFDSSYDGNPLVNAMCVGLIDHKDIQKGIASGAGNTVMYVGASTGRDGIHGATFASEELTDASDEKRPAVQVGDPFMEKLLLEACLELVHCDALVGIQDMGAAGLTSSASEMASKAGMGLEMNLDEVPQREKGMTPYEMMLSESQERMLVVVKKGHEAEIKAITDRWGLLAKEVGVVTEDKRFRLLHKGQVVADVPVDALAEEAPVYHKPSRIPEYYIENQQLHKPIPEVEDAKDMLYTLLGQPTISSKEWVFDQYDYMVRTNTVVAPGSDAAVVRVRGTNKGLAMTTDCNSRYLYLDPEVGGQIAVAEAARNIVCSGGEPLAITDCLNFGNPEKPEIFWQIEKATDGMSEACRMLNAPVIGGNVSLYNETNGIAVYPTPVVGMVGLVHDLSHVTTQHFKKEGNLIYMLGETGEDFGGSELQKYLDGKISGQAPALNLEIEKERQNQLLMAIQDGLVESAHDLAEGGLSVALAESLIGTELGANVRIDGDITTDLFSETQSRFLVSIKGEHQQAFEQRTGATLIGEVTGTGVLTMMHEDETHIFDAPVQELEAAWKGAIPCLVKSKA, encoded by the coding sequence ATGTCACACATGCATGAACCAACACCTGAGATGATTAAAGACCAGAAGCTCTATAGTCAGATGGGCTTAACAGATGAAGAGTTCGGTATGGTGGAAGAGATTCTTGGCCGTACGCCGAATTACACGGAAACGGGGCTGTTTTCCGTTATGTGGTCGGAACACTGTAGCTATAAGAACTCAAAACCAGTGTTAAAAAAATTCCCAATCACAGGTGAGCGTGTTCTTCAAGGTCCTGGTGAAGGGGCTGGAATCGTTGATATTGGTGATGAACAGGCAGTCGTATTTAAGATTGAAAGCCACAACCACCCTTCTGCGATCGAGCCTTATCAAGGTGCAGCAACAGGGGTTGGCGGCATTATCCGTGACGTTTTCTCGATGGGAGCTCGTCCCATTGCTCTTCTTAATTCACTTCGATTTGGTGAACTTAGCAATCCGAAAGTGAAGTATCTGTTTGAAGAAGTTGTTGCTGGTATTGCAGGATACGGGAACTGTATTGGAATCCCTACGGTAGGTGGAGAAGTACAGTTCGATTCTTCTTACGATGGAAACCCACTTGTGAACGCAATGTGTGTGGGCTTAATTGATCATAAAGACATTCAGAAAGGGATTGCATCTGGAGCTGGAAACACGGTGATGTACGTTGGTGCGAGCACTGGACGTGACGGCATCCACGGCGCAACCTTCGCATCTGAAGAATTGACAGATGCTTCTGACGAAAAGCGCCCTGCTGTTCAAGTAGGTGATCCGTTCATGGAAAAGCTTCTGCTTGAAGCGTGTCTTGAACTTGTTCATTGTGATGCGCTTGTTGGCATTCAGGATATGGGGGCAGCGGGTCTAACATCTTCTGCTTCAGAAATGGCGAGTAAGGCAGGAATGGGACTTGAAATGAACCTTGATGAAGTGCCACAGCGCGAAAAAGGAATGACACCATATGAAATGATGCTGTCTGAGTCACAGGAGCGAATGCTCGTTGTTGTGAAAAAAGGCCACGAAGCTGAGATCAAAGCCATTACAGACCGCTGGGGTCTTTTAGCGAAAGAGGTTGGGGTTGTAACAGAAGATAAGCGGTTCCGACTTCTTCATAAAGGGCAAGTTGTGGCAGACGTCCCGGTTGATGCACTTGCCGAAGAAGCGCCTGTTTATCATAAACCTTCTCGCATTCCGGAGTATTATATTGAAAATCAACAGCTTCATAAGCCAATTCCTGAGGTGGAAGATGCGAAGGACATGCTTTATACGCTTCTAGGTCAGCCGACAATTTCAAGCAAGGAATGGGTTTTTGATCAGTATGACTATATGGTGCGTACAAATACAGTAGTAGCACCAGGATCAGACGCTGCAGTTGTCCGCGTACGTGGAACGAACAAAGGGTTAGCGATGACGACGGATTGTAATTCGCGTTATTTATATCTCGATCCTGAAGTAGGCGGTCAGATCGCGGTTGCAGAAGCGGCGCGTAATATCGTTTGTTCAGGTGGAGAGCCATTAGCGATTACTGATTGCTTAAACTTTGGTAACCCTGAGAAACCAGAGATCTTCTGGCAAATTGAAAAAGCAACAGATGGGATGAGTGAAGCGTGTCGCATGCTAAATGCACCTGTTATTGGCGGGAACGTGTCCCTTTATAACGAGACGAACGGCATTGCCGTATATCCAACACCGGTAGTTGGCATGGTGGGTCTCGTTCATGATCTTAGTCATGTTACAACGCAGCATTTTAAAAAAGAAGGAAACTTGATTTACATGCTGGGCGAAACGGGAGAAGATTTTGGCGGTAGCGAGCTTCAAAAGTATCTTGATGGTAAGATTTCAGGTCAAGCACCTGCCCTTAATCTTGAAATTGAAAAAGAACGCCAAAACCAACTTCTAATGGCCATTCAAGATGGTCTTGTTGAATCAGCTCACGATCTCGCAGAAGGCGGCCTTAGTGTGGCCCTTGCAGAATCGCTCATTGGCACAGAGCTTGGAGCCAACGTAAGGATTGACGGAGATATTACGACAGACCTCTTTAGTGAAACACAATCTCGTTTTCTTGTAAGCATCAAGGGGGAACATCAGCAGGCATTTGAGCAACGAACGGGAGCGACGCTAATCGGTGAAGTAACCGGTACGGGTGTATTAACGATGATGCATGAGGATGAAACACATATCTTCGATGCTCCAGTTCAAGAGCTCGAAGCAGCCTGGAAAGGAGCCATTCCATGTTTGGTGAAATCAAAGGCTTAA
- the purF gene encoding amidophosphoribosyltransferase, which translates to MFGEIKGLNEECGVFGIWGHPDAASLTYYGLHSLQHRGQEGAGIVTTDGDRLYNHKGLGLVNDVFGPGDLEKLEGNGAIGHVRYSTAGGGGYENVQPLVFRSQNGGLALAHNGNLVNANALKHQLEGQGSIFQTTSDTEVLAHLIKRSGYLSQREKVKNALTMVKGAYAFIMMTEKEMMVALDPHGLRPLSLGILEGAYVVASETCAFDLIGAEYIRDVQPGELLIISENGLESERFSSSISRAICSMEYIYFSRPDSNIENINVHTARKQLGKQLAKEAPIEADIVTGVPDSSISAAIGYAEESGIPYEMGLIKNRYVGRTFIQPSQELRERGVKMKLSPVRGVVEGKRVVIVDDSIVRGTTSRRIVTMLREAGAKEVHVRISAPPIISPCYYGIDTSNSGELIAAKMSVAEMCEEIGADSLTFLTTDGMTTAIGREEKDSSCGQCLGCFTGNYPTEIYPDTVHPYEKV; encoded by the coding sequence ATGTTTGGTGAAATCAAAGGCTTAAATGAAGAGTGTGGCGTATTTGGTATCTGGGGTCACCCGGATGCTGCGTCGTTAACGTATTACGGTCTTCATAGCTTACAGCATCGTGGTCAGGAAGGTGCGGGAATTGTCACGACTGACGGTGATCGTCTCTATAACCATAAAGGGCTTGGACTCGTGAATGATGTCTTTGGACCTGGTGATCTTGAGAAGCTTGAAGGAAATGGTGCGATTGGCCATGTGAGGTATTCCACTGCTGGAGGCGGGGGATATGAGAACGTTCAGCCTCTTGTGTTCCGCTCACAAAACGGTGGCCTTGCTCTTGCGCATAATGGAAACTTAGTAAATGCCAATGCGCTTAAGCACCAGCTCGAAGGTCAAGGGAGTATTTTCCAAACAACGTCCGATACAGAGGTGCTAGCCCACCTTATTAAACGAAGCGGCTACTTAAGTCAGCGTGAAAAAGTAAAGAATGCCCTCACAATGGTGAAAGGTGCTTATGCTTTCATTATGATGACGGAGAAAGAGATGATGGTCGCTCTCGATCCCCATGGATTAAGACCACTCTCATTAGGCATTTTAGAAGGGGCTTACGTAGTTGCTTCAGAAACGTGTGCATTTGATTTAATCGGAGCGGAATATATACGAGATGTGCAACCAGGGGAGCTTTTGATTATTAGTGAGAACGGTTTGGAATCAGAGCGATTTTCTTCTTCGATCTCACGTGCTATATGTTCAATGGAGTACATCTACTTTTCTAGACCAGATAGCAATATCGAGAATATTAACGTGCATACTGCTCGTAAACAGCTTGGCAAACAGCTTGCTAAAGAAGCGCCAATTGAAGCCGATATCGTAACGGGTGTTCCAGACTCAAGTATTTCAGCTGCGATTGGGTATGCAGAAGAATCAGGTATCCCATATGAAATGGGCTTAATAAAAAATCGCTATGTGGGCAGAACGTTTATCCAACCTTCTCAGGAGTTACGGGAGCGCGGTGTGAAGATGAAGCTTTCACCAGTTCGAGGAGTTGTTGAAGGTAAGCGTGTTGTGATTGTTGATGATTCAATTGTTAGAGGAACAACAAGCAGACGAATCGTGACAATGCTTCGTGAAGCGGGAGCGAAAGAAGTTCACGTTCGCATTAGTGCGCCTCCAATTATCAGCCCATGCTATTACGGAATTGATACATCGAACTCCGGTGAATTGATTGCGGCGAAGATGAGCGTAGCAGAGATGTGTGAAGAAATAGGTGCGGATTCTCTAACCTTTCTTACAACAGATGGCATGACGACTGCGATCGGCAGAGAAGAGAAAGATTCATCTTGTGGTCAGTGTCTAGGTTGTTTTACAGGCAACTATCCAACGGAAATTTATCCTGATACCGTTCATCCTTACGAAAAAGTTTAA
- the purM gene encoding phosphoribosylformylglycinamidine cyclo-ligase, with product MAQAYRQAGVNIEAGYEAVDRIKPHVKKTMRKGVMGGLGGFGGMFDLSELDYEKPVLVSGTDGVGTKLMLAIQLDQHDTIGIDCVAMCVNDVVAQGAEPLYFLDYIATGKLAPERIEEIVKGVAEGCSQAGCALIGGETAEMPDMYQENDYDLAGFTVGAVEKSKLITIENVREGNVLIGLASNGIHSNGFSLVRKVLLKDHKLDLATSYDELDSTLGEALLAPTRIYVKPVLNVLKSHTVNGIAHITGGGFEENIPRMLPEGLAAQVDYGSWPIPPIFDLIEKKGNLARKEMFTTFNMGIGMVLAVPEDVAVNVIKALEQDGERAYMIGRVVKGEGIEFGGGDLS from the coding sequence ATGGCACAAGCATACAGGCAGGCAGGCGTTAACATAGAAGCAGGTTATGAAGCGGTGGATCGCATTAAGCCCCACGTCAAGAAAACAATGCGCAAAGGTGTAATGGGCGGACTTGGTGGTTTCGGTGGCATGTTCGATCTGTCAGAACTAGATTATGAGAAACCAGTTCTTGTTTCAGGAACGGACGGTGTTGGAACAAAGCTCATGCTTGCGATTCAACTCGATCAGCATGATACGATTGGCATTGATTGCGTGGCAATGTGCGTCAATGATGTTGTCGCACAGGGGGCAGAACCTCTCTATTTTCTTGATTATATTGCAACTGGAAAACTTGCACCAGAGCGAATCGAGGAAATTGTAAAGGGTGTGGCAGAAGGCTGTTCACAGGCAGGCTGTGCCTTAATTGGTGGAGAAACAGCGGAAATGCCTGATATGTATCAAGAAAACGACTATGATCTTGCTGGATTTACGGTGGGAGCTGTTGAAAAGTCGAAGTTGATTACGATAGAGAATGTAAGAGAAGGAAATGTCCTAATCGGTCTTGCTTCAAACGGCATTCACAGCAACGGTTTTTCCCTTGTACGCAAAGTGTTGCTGAAAGATCATAAGCTGGATCTTGCAACCTCTTATGATGAGCTTGATTCAACGCTTGGAGAGGCGTTACTTGCTCCGACGCGTATTTATGTTAAACCGGTTTTAAATGTTCTTAAATCACACACTGTGAATGGAATTGCCCATATAACAGGCGGTGGTTTTGAAGAGAATATTCCACGTATGCTTCCTGAAGGACTGGCAGCCCAAGTTGATTATGGTTCCTGGCCGATTCCGCCAATCTTTGATTTAATCGAAAAGAAAGGCAATCTTGCTCGTAAGGAAATGTTTACAACGTTTAATATGGGCATAGGTATGGTACTTGCTGTGCCGGAAGATGTGGCTGTAAATGTTATTAAAGCTCTTGAACAGGATGGCGAACGAGCTTATATGATTGGGCGCGTAGTCAAAGGAGAAGGAATTGAATTTGGAGGCGGTGACCTGTCGTGA
- the purN gene encoding phosphoribosylglycinamide formyltransferase produces the protein MKKLAVFASGSGSNFEAIAAAIEKGQLEAEVALVVCDRPGAKVEKRAERFGIPVLSFYPKSYDSKADFENFILQQLNDAGVEWIVLAGYMRLIGPTLLQGFEGRIINIHPSLLPSFPGKDAIGQAFEAGVKITGVTVHFVDEGMDTGKIIDQDSVRIDEGDTKDDLANKIQAVEHLLYPAVIRSLLQEKNKR, from the coding sequence GTGAAGAAGCTAGCCGTATTCGCATCTGGAAGCGGCTCGAACTTCGAAGCGATTGCCGCAGCCATTGAAAAAGGACAATTAGAGGCTGAAGTTGCTCTTGTTGTATGCGACCGTCCTGGAGCAAAAGTTGAAAAAAGGGCAGAACGCTTTGGCATTCCTGTCCTTTCCTTTTATCCTAAATCATATGACTCAAAAGCTGATTTTGAAAACTTTATTCTTCAACAATTGAACGATGCAGGGGTTGAGTGGATTGTTCTTGCAGGTTATATGAGGTTAATTGGTCCAACACTCCTTCAAGGTTTTGAAGGAAGAATCATCAATATTCATCCCTCTCTCCTTCCGTCTTTTCCAGGAAAAGACGCGATTGGCCAAGCATTCGAAGCTGGTGTTAAAATCACAGGTGTTACCGTTCACTTCGTGGACGAGGGAATGGATACAGGGAAAATTATTGATCAAGACAGCGTTCGAATTGATGAGGGAGATACGAAAGACGACCTGGCAAACAAAATTCAGGCCGTTGAACACCTTTTGTATCCGGCTGTCATTCGTTCCCTTCTTCAGGAAAAAAACAAGAGATAG
- the purH gene encoding bifunctional phosphoribosylaminoimidazolecarboxamide formyltransferase/IMP cyclohydrolase — protein sequence MTIKRALISVSDKTDITAFAKGLAEKGVEVISTGGTKRALEEAGVNVIGISDVTGFPEILDGRVKTLHPNVHSGLLAVRDNEAHQEQLNELNIKPIDLVVVNLYPFQETIAKPDVTYEEAIENIDIGGPTMLRSAAKNHRDVTVVVDPSDYNRVLRQVEENGDTTEILRRELAAKVFRHTASYDAVISEYLTAQSGEEEPESLTVTFERKQTLRYGENPHQKAVFYKKPLYKGASLASAEQLNGKELSYNNINDANAALNIVKEFNQPAVVAVKHMNPCGVGTGETIVEAYQKAYEADSTSIFGGIVAINREVDEATALKLKEIFLEIIMAPSFTEEALAVLTKKKNLRLLKLDVAASPAVEHQLTSVNGGLLLQERDRYGFDEANISVPTDREPTEEEWEALKLAWKVVKHVKSNAIVLTKNDQTIGIGAGQMNRVGAANIAIEQAGNQSKGSVMGSDAFFPMDDTVEAAGRAGVTAIIQPGGSIRDEDSIKKANEYGITMVFTGIRHFKH from the coding sequence ATGACGATTAAACGCGCACTCATTAGCGTTTCTGATAAAACAGATATTACAGCATTTGCAAAAGGGCTTGCGGAAAAAGGGGTAGAGGTGATCTCAACAGGTGGGACAAAGCGTGCCCTTGAAGAAGCCGGTGTTAATGTGATTGGCATTTCAGACGTCACTGGTTTCCCAGAAATTCTTGATGGCCGAGTAAAAACACTCCATCCTAACGTACATAGTGGTCTTCTTGCTGTGCGTGATAATGAAGCTCATCAAGAACAGTTGAACGAGCTTAATATCAAACCGATTGATCTTGTTGTTGTGAATTTGTATCCTTTTCAGGAAACAATCGCAAAACCAGACGTGACATATGAAGAAGCAATTGAAAACATTGATATTGGTGGACCTACAATGCTTCGTTCCGCTGCTAAAAATCATCGGGATGTTACTGTAGTTGTCGATCCTTCTGACTACAACCGAGTTTTACGTCAAGTTGAAGAAAATGGCGACACAACAGAAATTCTTCGTCGTGAACTTGCAGCAAAAGTATTCCGTCATACGGCTTCTTATGATGCTGTGATCTCCGAATATTTAACTGCTCAATCCGGTGAAGAAGAGCCTGAATCGCTAACGGTAACCTTTGAGCGCAAACAAACGCTTCGCTATGGTGAAAATCCTCATCAAAAAGCTGTTTTCTATAAAAAACCATTGTACAAAGGAGCATCTCTTGCTTCAGCTGAGCAGTTAAATGGGAAAGAGCTTTCTTACAATAACATTAATGATGCAAATGCAGCGCTAAATATTGTGAAGGAATTTAATCAGCCAGCTGTTGTAGCTGTTAAACATATGAACCCTTGTGGCGTAGGTACGGGGGAGACGATTGTCGAAGCTTATCAGAAAGCGTATGAAGCTGATTCAACGTCTATTTTTGGTGGTATTGTTGCGATCAATCGTGAAGTGGACGAAGCAACGGCGCTTAAGTTAAAAGAAATATTCCTTGAAATTATTATGGCGCCTTCATTTACGGAAGAAGCTCTGGCTGTATTAACAAAGAAAAAGAACCTTCGCCTATTAAAGCTAGATGTCGCGGCTTCACCTGCTGTAGAACACCAGCTTACATCAGTAAATGGCGGTCTTTTACTGCAAGAACGAGATCGTTATGGATTTGACGAAGCGAACATTTCCGTACCAACCGACCGTGAACCGACAGAAGAAGAATGGGAAGCGCTCAAACTAGCATGGAAAGTTGTGAAACACGTCAAGTCCAACGCGATTGTATTAACGAAAAATGATCAAACAATTGGAATTGGTGCTGGACAGATGAACCGTGTCGGTGCGGCAAATATTGCGATTGAACAAGCAGGTAATCAGAGTAAAGGATCGGTAATGGGCTCAGACGCTTTCTTCCCGATGGATGATACGGTTGAAGCAGCAGGACGAGCTGGTGTGACAGCGATCATCCAACCTGGCGGCTCGATTCGAGATGAGGATTCGATTAAGAAAGCGAATGAATATGGCATAACAATGGTCTTTACTGGCATTCGTCATTTCAAACATTAA
- the purD gene encoding phosphoribosylamine--glycine ligase, whose product MKVLVIGRGGREHVMAWKAAESSLVDQVYVAPGNAGMTDVSQLVAINESDHEGLVAFAKKENIDLTLVGPEQPLLDGIVNRFEEAGLRVFGPKREAALIEGSKTFAKELMVANSIPTAFSKSFTDYAEAKAYVEKVGAPIVLKADGLAAGKGVVVAMSLKEALESLHDMMENNQFGAASERVVVEEFLEGEEFSLMALVEGERVYPLVISQDHKRAFNGDQGPNTGGMGAYSPVPQISQDVVDHAVETILKPAAKGMKTDGRSFTGILYAGLMLTANGPKVIEFNARFGDPETQVVLPRMTSDFIQAILDLLDGEEPMLEWSKQAVIGVVVASGGYPGSYEKGKIITGLDHVGSEALVFHAGTKQSGEHLLTNGGRVLLVASSGVDLKAASESVYNELEHVHVTDGFYRTDIGHRAISRVSS is encoded by the coding sequence GTGAAGGTATTGGTAATTGGCCGCGGTGGTCGCGAGCATGTGATGGCCTGGAAAGCGGCAGAAAGCAGCCTTGTCGATCAAGTCTATGTCGCTCCAGGTAACGCGGGTATGACGGACGTTAGCCAGCTTGTAGCAATCAATGAGAGTGATCATGAGGGGCTAGTTGCCTTCGCGAAAAAGGAAAACATTGATTTAACACTTGTTGGTCCTGAACAACCTCTTCTTGATGGAATTGTGAATCGTTTTGAAGAGGCTGGCCTTCGCGTGTTTGGTCCAAAGCGAGAAGCAGCCTTAATTGAAGGAAGTAAAACGTTCGCCAAAGAACTAATGGTTGCCAACAGTATTCCTACCGCATTTTCTAAGTCCTTTACTGATTATGCAGAAGCGAAAGCCTATGTTGAAAAAGTCGGCGCTCCGATCGTCTTAAAAGCAGATGGGCTTGCTGCGGGTAAAGGTGTAGTAGTGGCGATGTCATTGAAAGAAGCGCTGGAAAGCCTTCATGATATGATGGAGAACAATCAGTTTGGTGCCGCCAGTGAACGTGTTGTAGTGGAGGAATTTCTTGAAGGAGAGGAATTCTCTTTAATGGCTCTTGTCGAAGGAGAACGGGTATACCCTCTCGTTATTTCGCAAGATCACAAACGGGCTTTCAATGGTGATCAAGGACCGAATACTGGTGGGATGGGAGCCTATTCACCTGTGCCGCAAATCTCTCAAGATGTTGTTGATCATGCGGTAGAGACAATTTTGAAGCCGGCTGCTAAAGGAATGAAGACGGATGGTCGCTCCTTCACAGGCATTCTTTATGCGGGTCTTATGTTAACAGCGAATGGTCCAAAAGTAATTGAATTCAATGCACGATTTGGCGATCCGGAAACGCAAGTCGTTTTACCAAGAATGACATCAGATTTCATTCAAGCGATTCTAGATCTTCTTGATGGAGAAGAACCTATGCTTGAATGGAGTAAACAAGCCGTTATCGGAGTCGTTGTTGCTTCAGGAGGCTATCCAGGTAGTTATGAAAAAGGTAAGATCATTACAGGGCTAGACCATGTTGGTTCTGAGGCACTTGTTTTCCACGCTGGAACGAAACAAAGTGGAGAGCACCTTCTAACAAACGGTGGTCGCGTTCTTCTTGTCGCTTCGTCAGGTGTTGATTTGAAAGCGGCTAGTGAATCTGTTTACAACGAACTTGAGCATGTTCATGTTACGGACGGTTTTTATCGAACGGACATTGGACATCGTGCTATTTCACGCGTTTCTTCCTAA
- a CDS encoding EYxxD motif small membrane protein, translated as MLEYITDTWLIYTMIIGSIVAVAFAYIRKKRVK; from the coding sequence ATGCTCGAGTATATAACAGATACCTGGTTAATTTACACGATGATCATTGGAAGTATTGTAGCGGTTGCGTTTGCCTACATTAGGAAGAAACGCGTGAAATAG
- a CDS encoding DUF2892 domain-containing protein, whose translation MKPNISMLNAFIRLTAGFTLLAYSTAKLSREGSNSAWLLAAVGAMKVAEGHTRYCPVVDLMTHDETRDPDETALERVINPS comes from the coding sequence ATGAAGCCAAATATTAGTATGTTAAATGCTTTTATTCGCTTAACAGCCGGTTTCACTCTACTTGCCTATTCAACCGCCAAGCTTTCTAGAGAGGGGTCAAACTCAGCCTGGCTTCTCGCTGCTGTCGGTGCCATGAAGGTAGCAGAAGGTCATACTCGTTATTGCCCTGTCGTTGATCTTATGACGCATGATGAAACACGCGACCCAGATGAAACAGCACTTGAAAGAGTGATCAATCCTTCTTAA
- a CDS encoding adenine deaminase C-terminal domain-containing protein, with the protein MAKRKNLWTKQQLRQHVQVVSGELPPSIVFYHATYLNHGLKKWVTSNIWVYEDRIVYVGDNLPEKHPTTEWIDCEGRCLVPGYIEPHAHPFQLYNPLTLARYASQRGTTTMMNDNLLLLLGLPKEKALTLIEELDRFPVSMYWWARYDSQTKLLDEDMITNKLMKEWLAHPLVIQGGELTAWPEVLSGDDEILEWMQETRRLGKPVEGHLPGASLATLTKMGLLGVSCDHEAMTGEEAMRRLEMGMMTSLRYSSIRPDLPVILESLLKKGVTSFDRVMMNTDGSTPSFLENGTTDKLIEMALEKGVSTEDAYSMVSYNVANHYGISDTHGMIAPGRVAHINILESKEKPLPVSVLAGGKWLKCDGEEMDQDWSFEWEKHGLTRLNNNWEIKPNDLTFSGPAGMEMVNAVITKPYNLSVETSVDELPAESDESFIMLLSREGEWRVNTIIKGFANRVKGFASSFSNTGDFILIGKSKADMMTAFNRINEIGGGISLVEDGEVISEIQLPLMGKMSDLPLEELITKEKLMIQELEDRGYPYKDPVYSLLFFSSTHLPFIRLTQQGIYDVKRKMVLFPSIMR; encoded by the coding sequence ATGGCGAAAAGAAAAAATTTATGGACGAAGCAGCAATTACGACAACACGTTCAAGTTGTGTCTGGAGAACTGCCTCCATCGATCGTTTTCTATCATGCAACTTATTTGAATCATGGACTAAAAAAATGGGTGACATCTAATATATGGGTATATGAAGATCGGATTGTTTACGTTGGCGATAATCTACCCGAAAAGCATCCAACGACTGAATGGATTGATTGCGAAGGACGATGTCTTGTGCCGGGTTACATTGAACCGCATGCACACCCATTTCAACTATATAATCCCCTTACTCTTGCTCGATATGCATCTCAGCGGGGAACGACGACAATGATGAATGATAACCTTCTATTACTTCTAGGTTTGCCAAAAGAGAAAGCGCTTACATTAATCGAAGAGCTTGATCGGTTTCCTGTTTCCATGTATTGGTGGGCACGATATGATTCGCAAACAAAGCTGTTAGATGAAGATATGATTACGAATAAATTGATGAAGGAATGGCTTGCGCACCCATTAGTCATTCAAGGCGGGGAACTGACCGCATGGCCTGAAGTACTTAGTGGAGATGATGAAATTCTAGAGTGGATGCAAGAGACGCGAAGGCTCGGTAAGCCTGTTGAAGGTCATTTGCCCGGTGCCTCTCTTGCCACATTAACAAAGATGGGACTGTTGGGTGTTTCATGTGATCATGAAGCGATGACGGGAGAAGAGGCTATGCGTCGTTTAGAGATGGGTATGATGACATCACTTCGTTATTCTTCGATCAGGCCAGACCTTCCTGTCATCCTGGAATCTTTACTTAAAAAAGGGGTCACTTCCTTTGATCGAGTAATGATGAATACAGATGGCTCAACGCCTTCCTTCTTAGAAAATGGCACGACGGACAAGTTAATTGAAATGGCGCTTGAGAAAGGAGTAAGTACAGAAGATGCGTATTCAATGGTGTCATATAATGTGGCAAACCACTACGGCATAAGCGATACGCATGGTATGATAGCACCGGGTAGAGTCGCTCATATTAATATCCTTGAATCAAAAGAAAAGCCCCTTCCTGTTTCCGTACTAGCGGGTGGAAAATGGTTAAAGTGTGACGGAGAAGAAATGGACCAGGACTGGTCTTTTGAGTGGGAAAAGCATGGGCTTACCCGACTTAACAATAATTGGGAAATAAAGCCTAATGATTTAACGTTTTCAGGTCCAGCAGGAATGGAAATGGTAAATGCGGTGATTACAAAGCCGTATAACTTATCTGTTGAAACGTCCGTAGACGAGCTTCCGGCAGAATCAGATGAAAGCTTTATCATGCTCCTTAGTCGCGAAGGGGAATGGCGGGTTAATACGATCATTAAAGGTTTTGCGAATCGAGTGAAAGGTTTTGCCAGTAGTTTTTCGAATACGGGTGATTTTATTCTTATTGGTAAAAGTAAAGCAGATATGATGACGGCTTTTAATCGAATTAATGAAATTGGTGGAGGTATCTCACTTGTTGAAGATGGAGAAGTTATTTCCGAAATACAATTACCTCTGATGGGAAAAATGTCCGATCTTCCGCTTGAAGAATTGATTACAAAGGAAAAACTAATGATCCAAGAACTTGAGGATAGAGGCTATCCGTACAAAGATCCGGTTTATAGCTTGCTGTTCTTCTCTTCGACGCATTTACCTTTTATTCGATTGACGCAGCAAGGAATTTATGATGTAAAGAGAAAAATGGTACTTTTTCCTTCGATAATGCGTTAA
- a CDS encoding YerC/YecD family TrpR-related protein, giving the protein MQIDKLRGKTLDQLFEAILSLKDLEECYLFFDDLATVNEIQSLAQRLEVARMLREGFTYHKIETETGASTATISRVKRSLNYGNDGYQMTLDRVHNNE; this is encoded by the coding sequence ATGCAAATTGATAAACTTCGAGGTAAAACACTGGACCAATTGTTTGAAGCGATTCTTTCATTAAAAGATCTAGAAGAGTGTTATTTATTCTTTGACGACTTAGCGACTGTGAACGAAATACAATCTCTCGCTCAACGATTGGAAGTAGCAAGGATGCTTCGTGAAGGATTTACGTATCATAAAATTGAAACGGAAACAGGCGCAAGCACAGCGACGATTTCCAGAGTGAAGCGTAGTTTAAATTATGGAAATGACGGGTATCAAATGACGCTTGATCGCGTCCATAATAACGAGTAG